From the genome of Agromyces badenianii:
TATTCACGGTGATTCCTTCGTGTGTGTTGTGTGTGTGTGTTGCGTGTTGTGCGGTGTTGCGATGTGTACGTCGTGGTCGGCGCGCACTTGCCGAGCCGTCGGACGGACGACTCGGGGCCTCGGCGGGCGAGCGTGCGCGCCGGCGGCTCTCGGTGCGGTGCGGTGCGGTGCGGCCGGCGTGCGGCCATCGAGCGGCTGGCCCCGAGAGGCCCGGACGATGTTCCCGGGGCATCCGCCCGTCACGGTCGTGACGATGGCGATGAGGTCGCCGACGGATGCACGGCTGGCGCCGCGGGGATCACGCCCGAGGGGCGGAGTCGACGATCAGGCGCGAGTGCGCGTGACGTCGGGGTGAACCGCTAGCAGGCCCGAGATGCGAGGAGGACTCCCGTGTGGGCCGCAGCGAATGCTGTCGTGAAGATGTGCTTCATCATGGGTATCAACTCCTCTCTCTTGGCGTGTTGGACACCGGTTGTAGACGTTAGCGGGACTTTCGCGTCGACCGCAAGGTGAATTCTCAGATTCGTCGAGAATCAGGGGCAGCACTGAGCGGCGTGCGCTCAGCTCGAAGGATGCGCGCACGCCGAAACGGAGCCGGCATCCCGGGGTGACCCGGGGGAGTGCCGACTCCGTCAGGAGTGGATCAGGCGTGTATCAGACGCCGGCGGGCGTCGGGGGCGTCGGCTCGTCGTCGGCGACCCAGAGCTCGTCGTCGGCGCGGAAGGTCTGCCAGACGGCGTAGGCGACGCCCGCTGCGGCGATGATGCCGGCCCCGATCGCGAGATAGGTGCCCACGCCGGGGCCCCTCTTCTGGTTCACGACGGCGGCGGCACGAGGCGACAAGCGCCCGATGGCACGACGGACCCGCGCGTCGTTGGCGATGTCGCCGATCGAGAGCACCGACCCGAGCGCGGTGCCCACGGTGCGCTCCACGGTGTCGCCTGCGGTGCGGGCGACGCGGCCGGCCTGCTCAACCCCCGGCCGGACATAGCTCTCGTACCCGGTGCGAACCCGCGGAACGACCTCTTCTCGCGTGAGTTGACCGAGTTGGCGGCTGGCTTCGCGGGCGACGGCGTTGGCGTGCTCGAGCACATGCTGCTGGTTCTCCCACAGCTCCCCCGCGTGGCTCTGCAGTCGCTTGAGTTCCTTGCGGCGCTTGCGTGACAGGCTCATCTCGACCTCCATCGTTGTGAGCGAACTCCTCCATCTTGCCATCGATACGGCTGGAAGCGAGGTGGGAGTCCGAATCCGGCATGCGGGTTGACGAATCCACCCGTGACAGAATATGAAGATGCCGATTCACACCGCAGTCGCGACGCTCAACACCAACCACGGACCCATCAAGGTCGACCTCTACGGCGATCACGCGCCCAAGACGGTCAAGAACTTCGTCGGCCTCGCCACGGGCGAGATCGAGTGGACGCACCCCGCCACCGGCGAGAAGTCGACCGCACCCCTCTACGACGGCGTCATCTTCCACCGCATCATCCCCGGCTTCATGATCCAGGGCGGCGACCCGCTCGGCCAGGGCGTCGGCGGCCCCGGCTACCAGTTCGACGACGAGATCACCTCAGAGCTCGACTTCACCGAGCCTTACGTGCTCGCCATGGCGAACGCCGGCATCCAGATGGGCCGGGGCACCAACGGCTCGCAGTTCTTCATCACGGTCGGACCCACCACGTGGCTGCAGGGCAAGCACTCCATCTTCGGCAAGGTGACCGACCCCGCGAGCCAGGCCGTCGTCGACAAGCTCGCCGCCGTCGCGACCGACGGGCGCGACAAGCCTCTCGAGGACATCGTCATCGAGAGCATCTCCGTCGAGCCCGTCTGACCCGCAGGTGAGCGACTCGGGGCCTGATCGGGCGAACTTCTGCTATCGGCATCCCGACCGGCCGAGCTACATCCTGTGCCAACGGTGCGGGCGCACGGTCTGCCCCGAGTGCCAGACCCAGGCTCCGGTCGGAGTCATCTGCCCCGAGTGCATGCGCGAGCAGCGGGCCTCGGCGCCTCGCACGAAGCCGGCCGCACTGACCCGCATGCGCTCGGCGGCGGGGCGAGGCGCCCCCGTGGTGACGTATTCCCTGATCGGCATCACCCTGGCCGTCTTCGTCTTGCAGCTCATTCCCGGGCTCGGCGTCACGAACCTGCTGTACTTCACGCCGATCGCGGTGAGCGACATCGCCCTCCATCCGTGGCGGCTCATCACCACGGTGTTCGTGCACTCCACCGGGCTGATCTTCCACGTGCTGCTCAACATGTACACGCTGTGGATCTTCGGTCAGCTCCTCGAAGGGCTTCTGGGGCGCTGGCGCTTCCTCGCGCTTTACCTGCTGTCGGGTCTCGCCGGTTCCGTCGGCGTGGTGTGGTTGTCGGATCAGAGCGCGGGTGTCGTCGGCGCATCCGGGGCGATCTTCGGGTTGATGGGCGCCTTCCTCGTCATCCAGCGGCGCCTGGGCGGTCAGACGACCCAGTTGTTCGTGCTGCTCGGCATCAACCTCGTGATCGGCTTCGTGCCGGGTCTCAACATCGCCTGGCAGGCGCACCTCGGCGGACTCCTCGGCGGAGCGCTCATCGGGTTCATCTTCGTCGAGACCCGCAAACGCTCGCAGCAGACCCTTCAGACCTGGCTCCTGGTCGCCGTCGGCATCGTGCTCCTGCTGCTCAGCATGCGCTACGTCTTCCTGCCCATCGGCTGACGGCGTTCGAAGTTATCCACAGCACTCTCCACAGCTGGGGAGAGTTACACCGGTGTAATTGTCGTCGTTTCGGGGGACGCGGCGTCATTCCGTTCTCCACAGGCTGTGGGGAACCACGTGAACGCAGACGAAAGAGGGGCGGATGCCGCAGCATCCGCCCCTCTTCGCGTGTGTCGTGACGCCGGCTACCGCCAGCGAGTGGTCATGAGGAAGCCGATGAAGGCGATGCCGAAGCCGATGAGGATGTTCCATGAGCCGAGGTCGGCGATCGGAAAGCGGCCCTGGCTGACGTAGAACACGATGATCCAGGCGAGCCCGACGAGCATGAAGCCGAACATGACCGGCTTGAACCACACCGGGTTCGGAGCCTCTTCGCCGCTCACCTGTTCTGCGCGCGCGGGCTTCGGAGATTTCGTACGTGCCATGCGGGTGATTCTAGCCGAGCCCGGGGCCGCAGGCACATTCGGTTCCCCGTCGCGCGGGCTAGAATCGCCCCTGTGTCCGAGTCGCAGCCCGAAGCCGGGCGCTCGCGCCGCTCCGCGGGTGGCCAGCGCCCCCGTGTGAGCGTCATCGGCGTGCTCGGTGAACTGCTGCTCACGGCCGGCGTGCTGATCCTGCTGTTCCTCGGATGGCAGCTGTGGTGGAACGACGCGATCATGGCCGGGCAGCAGTCCTCCGCGGCATCCGAGCGAAGCAGCCAATGGCTGGAGCAATCGCGCGCGACACGCGACGATGCGCCGCAACCGGAGCCGGCCGACTACGGCGACCCGGTGGTCGACACGACCGAGTACGGCAACGGCGAGGCATTCGCGGTGATGTACGTGCCGCGGTTCGGCGAGGACTCCCAGCGCAACATCGCCGAGGGCTACGGACTCGACGTGCTGAACAGCTTCGACCTCGGCGTCGGCCACTACCCGCAGACGCAGATGCCCGGCGAGGTCGGCAACTTCGCGATCGCCGCGCACCGCAGCGCCTACGGCGGGGGCATGCACGAGATCGAGCAGTTGCAGCTCGGCGATGCCATCTACATCCAGACCGAAGACGGCTGGTACACGTACCGATTCCGCGACTTCGAGTACGTCACCCCCGAGACGGTCGACGTGCTCGCGCCGGTGCCGCACCGCCCCGAACTCGCGCCGACCGACCGCATCGTCACGCTCACGAGCTGCAACCCGCTCTACTCGACCGCCGAACGCATCATCGCCTACGGCGTGCTCGAGTCGTGGCAGCCGAGCGCGGCCGGACCGCCTGCGGAGATCGCCCCGATCGTCGCGACCTGGGGGAGCTGAGACATGTACGGCGCACTCTGGCGCATCCTTCCCGGGCCCGTGTGGCTCCGCATCATCCTGCTGCTCCTCCTCGTCGTCGCCGTCGTGTTCGCCCTCTTCACGTGGGTGTTCCCGTGGGCCGACGGCATCCTCAATCCGATCAACGTCACGGTGGAGCCGAACTGACATGGAAAGCACCGGGACCCGCGTCCTCGTCATCGACAACTACGACAGCTTCGTCTACACGCTGGGCGGGTACCTTCAGGAACTCGGCGCGGAGACCGAGGTCGTGCGGAACGACTCGTTCGACGTCGCCGAAGCTCCCGCTCGCATCGCCGAGTACGACGCGGTGCTCATCTCCCCGGGGCCGGGCAAGCCATCGGATGCCGGTGTGTCGATCCCGATCGTCGAGGCCGCCCTCGCCTCGGGGCAGCCGCTGCTCGGCGTGTGCCTCGGGCACCAGGCGATCGCCGAGGCCTTCGGCGCGGTCGTGACGAACGCCGAGGAGCTCATGCACGGCAAGACCTCCCGCATCACGCATGATGGGAGCGACTTCTACGACGGCGTGCCACAGCCGTTCACCGCGACGCGCTACCACTCGCTCGCGGTCGTCGACGGCACCGTGCCGGCCGAGCTCATCCTGACGAGTCGCACGCAGGGCGGAGTGATCATGGGATTGCGTCACGAGCGTGCGCCGATCTTCGGCGTGCAGTTCCACCCAGAGTCGGTGCTGACCGAGGGCGGATACCGCATGCTCGGCAACTGGCTCGCGGTGGCCGGACTGCCCGAGGCCCGCCAACGCGCTGTCGGCCTCGGCCCGCTGGTGCGGTCGACGGCCACGACGGCGTGATGAGCCGGGGTTCGCTCGGCTGAGGGGCGGGCGGGTCTCGATGCGCGCTTCGGTCGATGCGCTCGCTACTCGACCGGCGAGGGCGGGCGGATCAGCCCGCGCAGTAGGTGAGCTCGACCGAGGAGTGCTGCGGCACGTCGCCGGGCGCCAACGACTGCTGGGTGACCGGTGAGCCCGGCTGCGACTCGCACGACGGATCGGGCTTGGGAACCGCGCTCAGCTGCAGGTTCTCGGCCGAGAGGTACGACGAGGCCGCCGCGAGCGCCTGCCCGGTGAGGTCGGTGAGCGTCACCATGCCGCTGGAGATGCGGAAGTCCACCGTGGAACCGGCCTCGACCGATGAGCCGGCTTCGGGCGTGGTGCCGAGCACGGTGTCTCCGGGCACGGTGGGGGATGCCTCCCGCGTCTCGGTGCCCGGCACGAGCCCGACGGCCTGCAGGTCGGCCTTCGCCTGTTCGAGCGTCTTGTTGCGCACGTCGGGCACGGCGACCGCCTGCCTGCCGGTCGAGACGTAGACGGTGACCGCGGTATTGGAATCCACGATCTCGCCCGCGGGCGGGTCGCTCCTGGTCACCTCACCCGCCGGCACGGTGTCGCTCGTCTCATCGATGCGGGTCGCGGGGAGGCCGAGCTCTTGCAGTTTGGCCACGGCGTCTTCGTAGGTGCCGCCCGTCAGCACCGGGATCTCGCGGGCGTTCGACGGCAACTCGCTCGTCGGCTGCAGGTTGAACGCCCAATACATGACGGCGATCACGATGACGATCACGCCGATGATGCCCGACCAGATCCAGATCGCCGGCGGGCGGCGCTGGGTGCGGGTCATCGTCTCGTCTTCGGCGAGCTGTCGGAGTGCAAGCTCGGAGCTCGACAGCGAGGCCGTGGGGGCGCCGAAGAGCATCGTCGCCTGATCGGGCTCGCGGTGCACCGGCACGCGGCCTGCTGCGGCGGTGTCGACGTCGGCTCGGAACTCCGCCGCCGTCTGGTATCGCTGGTCGCGGTTCTTCGCGAGGGCGTGCAGCACGACGGAGTCGAGTGCCGGCGACACCTTCGGGTTGATGACGCTCGGCTTGATCGGCCGCTCGCTGACGTGCTGGTAGGCCACCGCGACCGGCGTGTCGCCGCGGAACGGCGGACGACCGGTGAGCATCTCGAAGAGCACCACGCCGGTGGAGTACAGGTCGGTGCGGGCGTCGACGACCTCGCCCTTCGCCTGCTCGGGCGAGAAGTACGCCGCCGTGCCGAGGATGGCCGTGGTCTGGGCGACGGTCGTCGACGAGTCCGAGACGGCACGGGCGATGCCGAAGTCCATGACCTTCACCTGGCCGGCGGTCGTGATCATGATGTTGCCGGGCTTGATGTCGCGGTGCACGACGCCGGCCCGGTGCGAGTACTCGAGCGCCGTGAGCACGCCGTCGATGACGCGAACCGCGGCGGAGGCCTCGAGCGGCCCGTCGTGGATGATGTCTTTCAGGAGTCGCCCCTCGACGAACTCCATGACGATGAAGGGCAGCTGCACCTCTTGGCCGGCCGCGTCGACGACGGTCTCCTCGCCGGCATCGAACACGCGCACGATCGTGGGGTGGGCCATGCGTGCTGCCGACTGCGCCTCCTGTCGGAAGCGCATGCGGAAGGCAGGATCGGTCGCCAGCTGCGGCTTCAGCAGCTTGATCGCGACCTGGCGGCCCAGCCTGGTGTCGGTGCCGACGTGCACGTCGGACATGCCGCCTCGCCCGATGAGGGCGCCGACGCGGTACCGACCCGCGAGCACTCGTCCTTCATCGTTCACCGTGCGGCTCCATCCCTTCTCGTGTCGCGAACTGAACTCTAGTCGTTGGAGGCGACCGTCACGGTGAGAGAGGGCGATGCCGGCGAGCTGACCTGGCCGCAGAAGTACTGGAACGTGACCTGGAACTCCTGCTGGCCCGCCATGACCTGCGCCGAGGTCGTGCCGGCGCCGACCGGCGCGGGAGCCGTCGCGTCACCGGTCACCTGCACCGCGTAGCCCGACAGAGTCTGCCCGGCGGGGCACGACTGCGTCTGCCACGACACGTTCACGGGAACCTTCGCGTTGGGGTCGCTCGAGGGCGTGAACGGGTTCGGGGTCGCCGTGGGCGCCGTCGACGGAGCACTCGGAGCGACCGGGGCGGCGTAGTAGGTGATCGTCACTTCGGAGCCGATGCTCATGTTGCCGGTCGGGTTCACGTCGTAGACGCGGCCGGCCTCGTCGGCGGTTGCTGCGGGGTTGCCCTCGGCGGCGTTCACGACCATGCCGAGGCCCTGGAGCTTCGCGCGCGCCTCGTCGACCGTGAGGCCGAGGTAGTCTTCGCGGGTCACCTGTGCGGTCGTCGGGGCTGCCGGGGTCGACGGCGGTGCGCTCGACGGCGAGGCTGATGGCGTGCTCGGGGTCGACGGCGCCGTCGACGGAGCGTCATTGTCGCCGTTGCTCAGCGCGAGCGCGATGATCGTGCCGATGAGCACGATCGCGAGCAGCGCGATGAGCACGATGAGCGGCCACGTCCACGGGCTGCGCTTCTTCTTCTCTTCGACGGGCTCTTCGCCCTCGGGTGCGGCACCCGCGGCAGACGGCAGCACCGTCGTGGCCGCGGTGGCACCCGACTGCGGCATGAGCATCGTGGCGGCGGTCGCACCGGCGGCGCCGAGCACGGCGGGCACCGCGGCAGCGGCGGCCTGCACGTCGCCCCGGCGGAGCGCCGTGGCGGCGCGGGCGAGGTGCGCGGCGGACTGCGGACGATCGGCCGGGTTCTTCGCGATGCACGCGTAGACCAGGTTGCGCACCGGCTCGGAGACGGTGACCGGCAGGTCGGGCGGAGTCTCGTTGATCTGCGCCATGGCGATCGCCACCTGCGACTCGCCCGTGAAGGGGCGGCGGCCGGCGAGCGCCTCGTAGGCGACGATGCCGAGCGAGTAGATGTCGGTGGTCGGCGACGCGGGGTGACCCGACGCCTGCTCGGGCGAGAGGTACTGCACGGTGCCCATGACCTGACCGGTCGCGGTCAACGGCACCTGGTCGGCGATGCGGGCGATGCCGAAGTCGGTGATCTTCACCCGGCCGTCGGGCGTGATGAGCAGGTTGCCGGGCTTGATGTCGCGGTGCACGAGGCCCGCCGCGTGCGCGGCCTGGAGCGCCGCCGCGGTCTGCGCGACGATGTCGAGCACCTTGTCGGTGGAGAGCACGTGCTCGCGCTCGAGGATCGTGGACAGCGCCTCACCGGGCACGAGCTCCATGACGAGGTACGCGCTGCCGTCTTCTTCGCCGTAGTCGAAGACGTTGGCGATGCCCTCGTGGTTCACGAGTGCGGCGTGACGGGCCTCGGCGCGGAACCGCTCGAGGAAGCCCGGGTCGCCGAGGTACTCGTCTTTCAGAATCTTGATCGCGACCTGGCGACCGATGACGAGGTCGGTGGCCTGCCACACCTCGCCCATCCCGCCGATCGCGATGCGGGATTGCAGTTCGTAGCGCCCCCCGAAGGTGAGCCCTGCGCTCGGTCTCATTTGTTCAGCACCGCCTCTAGTACCTGCTTTGCGATGGGTGCGGCGATGAGATTGCCGTACCCCTCCTGACCAAGTCCCCCGCCATCCTCAACGAGCACTGTGATCGCATACTGAGGATTGTCGGCGGGGGCAAAACCGGTGAACCAGAGAGTGTAGGGGTCACTCTCGCCGTTCTCCGCTGTACCCGTTTTACCGGCCACGCTGACGCCGTCTATTCTTGCATTACTCGCGGCCCCGTTCTCGACGCCGTTGATCATCATCTGCACCATCGTGCTCGCCGTCGCCTCGCTGATCGCGCGGCCGAACTCGCGGGGTTCGAACTCCTGCAGCGGAGTGAAGTCGGGGGCCGTGATCTGTTCGATGAGGTTGGGGTCCATCACGATGCCGCCGTTCGCGATCGCGGCCGACACCATCGCCATCTGCATCGGCGTGGCACGCACCTCGTACTGGCCGAACGCCGACAGTCCGGTCTGCGCGTCGTCGAGCACGCGCGGATAGGTGCTGACCTCGGTGGCGGTCGGAATCTCGAACTCCGAGTTGAACCCGAACTTCTCGGCCTGCTCGCGGATCGCCGCGTCGCCCAGCTCGATGCCGAGCTCGGCGAAGGGGATGTTACACGAGAGTCGCAGGGCGGTCGCGAGGCTGACGGTGGCACCGCCGCCGCAGTTGCCGCCCTCGGTGTTGCGCACGACCGAATCGGTGCCGGGCAGCGTGAAGGTGGCGGGGTTCGGCAGCTGGCTGTCGGGCGTGTAGTTGCCCGATTCGAGCGCCGCCGCGGTGACGACGAGCTTGAACACCGAGCCGGGCGGGTTCATGTCTCCGCCGGTGGCCCGGTTGAAGAGCGGGTCTTTGGGGTCGGCGAGCAGTCCCTCGTAGGTGGCGGTGGCCTCGGCGCTGTCGTGCACGACGAGCGCGTTCGGGTCGAAGCTCGGCTTGGAGACCATCGCGAGGATGCGCCCCGTCGCCGGTTCGGTGACGATGACGGCGCCCGTCTGGTCGCCGAGCGCGTCCCATGCGGCCTGCTGCGCCACCCCGTCGATCGCCACCTCGACGGATGCGCCCATCGGGTCCTGCCCGGAGATCAGGCGATTGAGCGAGTCGAAGAACTGGCTCGACGACTGGCCGCTGAGGTAGTCGTTGACGGAGCGCTCGAGGCCGGTGGCCTCGCCGTTGACGGGGATGTACCCGGTGATCGGCACGTACAGCGCCCCGTTCGAGTAGACGCGCTGGAACCGGTAGTTGTCGTCGGAGGGCTGCGAGTAGGCGATCGGCTCGCCGTCGAGGAGGATCGGCCCGCGCTCGATCGAGTAGCTCTCGTAGAGGGTGCGCGAGTTGCGCGGGTCTGCTGCGAGAGCCTCGGCCTGCACGTACTGGATGATCGTCGACGAGACGAGCAGGGTGAGGAACATGATGAGCGCGACGATCGAGACGCGCTTGAGTTCGCGGTTCATCCGTCGATCACCAGCCTCGGGTGGTTGCGCACGGTATCGGACAGTCGCAGCAGCAGCGCGACGATGATCCAGTTCGCGACGAGCGAGGAACCACCCGCCGCGAGGAAGGGCGTCGTGAGGCCGGTCAGCGGGATGACCCGGGTGACGCCGCCGACGACGATGAAGACCTGCAGCGCGACGACGAACGCGAGGCCGACGCCGAGGAGCTTGCCGAAATCGTCTTGACCGGCGAACCCGATGCGGAACCCGCGTGCCACGAAGAGCAGGTACAGCGCGAGGATCGCGAAGATGCCGGCGAGGCCGAGCTCCTCGCCGAGGCTCGCGATGATGTAGTCGCTCTGCGGCACGGGCGTGATGTCGGGCCGCCCCTGACCGAGTCCGGTGCCGATGAGCCCGCCGTTGGCGAGCCCGAAGAGCCCTTGCACGAGTTGGTAGCTGCCGCCGAACTCCTGGTCGAAGCGCTCGGGGTTGAAGGGGTCGAGCCAGTTCGCGAAGCGGTTGCCGACGTAGTCGAGCGTCTGGCTCGCGATGATCGCGCCGCCGATGAAGAGGCTGAGCCCGAGCACCACCCACGACAGCCGGCTCGTCGCGACGTAGAGCATGACGAGGAAGAGGCCGAAGTACAGGAGCGCCGTTCCGAGGTCGCGCTGGAAGACGATGACGGCCATCGACAGGGCCCACACGATGAGGAGCGGACCGAGGTCGCGAGCGCGCGGGAACTGCATGCCGAGGAACTTCGTGCCGACCATCGACAACGAGTCGCGGTTGCGCACGAGGTAGCCGGCGAAGAAGACCGCCAGCGCGATCTTCGCGATCTCACCCGGCTGGAAGGTCGCGATGTCGCCGATGCCGATCCACACCTGGGCGCCGCCGCGGGCCTGGCCGAGGCCCGGCACGAGCGGCAGGATGAGCAGGATGATCGCGACGAGCCCCGCGAGGTAGGTGTAGCGGAAGAGCACGCGGTGGTTGCGGATGACGAGGATCGTCGCGATCGCGCAGATGATCGCGATCGCGCTCCACACGATCTGTCGCACGGCGGCGCTCTCCCAGCCCGTATCGCCCTCGGCGATGTCGATGCGGTAGATCATCGCGATGCCGAGGCCGTTGAGCACGGTGGCGATCGGCAGCAGGAACGGGTCGGCGTCGCGGGCGACGAAGCGCATCGAGATGTGCAGGCCGAACACGAGGGCCGAGAGCCCCGCGCCGAGCAGCACGAGCTGCGTATCGACGCGCCCGAGTGCGCCGAGCTGCACGAGCACGATCGCCGCCGCGTTGATGCCGCACGCCACGAGGAGCAGCCAGAATTCGAGGTTGCGCAGCTTCTGGGGCATCCGGATGCGCCGGATGCCCTCTGGGGGCGTCTCGGTGCGTGCCGCGGCCGGGCGTGCGTCACTCAACGGAGTCCTCCAACCGCTGCACGATGCGAGAGGCCTCTGAGAAGGAGCCCGCGCTGATGGTCTGCCCGACGCGCTGCTGGTCGTAGGTGCGCAGCTCGGCGACGTCGAGGTCGGTCTCGGTGTGCAGTTCGTGCAGCGAGATCGGCCCCAGGTCTTGCTGGATGCCCTGGAAGATCGCCACCCGGCCGTTGGACTCGCCGACGTAGTAGCGGGTCTGCGTCCACTGGTAGCCGAGGGCGAACGCCGCCACGATCGCGGCGATGAGCAGCACGATCCAGAAGCCCCACGTCCAATGGCGGCGACGGCGACGACGAGCATCCTCTTCGATGATCTCGTCGAAGTAGTCGGCCGAGTCGGGCTCGAAGTGCGTCTCTTGCACGGGATGCGGCCGGAACGTCGTGAGACGGATGCCGCGGGGCCGCGCCTGCTCGGAGGGCTGGCCGAAGGCGAGAGGGGCGGCAGCCGAGCCGACGACGAGCGGCGGTGTCGCCGGTGCCGGGGGCTCGCCGATGTCGAGCACGACCACGGTGACGTTGTCGGGCGCGCCGCCGTCGAGCGAGGCCTTCACGAGACGATCGGCGACCTGCTTCGCGCCCGCATCGGCCGACATGAGCTCGTGGATCTCGTCGAACGAGACGACGCCCGAGAGGCCGTCTGAGCAGAGCATCCACCGATCGCCGGAACGGGTGTCGAGCACCATCGCGTCGATCTCGGGGGAGACCTCGACATCGCCGAGCACCCGCATGAGCACCGAGCGTCGCGGGTGCACCATCGCCTCCTCGGCGGTGATGCGGCCCGCGTCGACGAGGCGCTGCACGAAGGTGTGGTCGGTGGAGATCTGGCTGAGCTCGCCCGAGCGCAGCAGGTAGATGCGGGAGTCGCCGATGTGCGAGATCACGACCCGGTCGCCGACGAGCAGCAGCGCGCTCACGGTCGTGCCCATGCCGGTGAGCTCGGAGTGGTCGGCGACGGTCGCGGCGAGCTGGCGGTTGGCGGCGATCAGGGCGCCCTCGAGGGATGCCCCGGCCTCTGCCGTGTTGCCGTAGTCGACGTCGGCCTCGGCGATGCGCCGGGTGGCGATCGCACTCGCGACGTCACCGCCGGCGTGGCCGCCCATGCCGTCGGCGACCATGAACAGCCGGCGCCCGGCGTATCCGGAGTCCTGGTTGTTCGAGCGGATCCGCCCGACGTGCGAGACCGCAGCGCTCGCCTTGACCGTGGCCATGGGCTACCGCCGCAGCTCGAACGTCGTCGCTCCGACTTTGACG
Proteins encoded in this window:
- a CDS encoding PP2C family protein-serine/threonine phosphatase; protein product: MATVKASAAVSHVGRIRSNNQDSGYAGRRLFMVADGMGGHAGGDVASAIATRRIAEADVDYGNTAEAGASLEGALIAANRQLAATVADHSELTGMGTTVSALLLVGDRVVISHIGDSRIYLLRSGELSQISTDHTFVQRLVDAGRITAEEAMVHPRRSVLMRVLGDVEVSPEIDAMVLDTRSGDRWMLCSDGLSGVVSFDEIHELMSADAGAKQVADRLVKASLDGGAPDNVTVVVLDIGEPPAPATPPLVVGSAAAPLAFGQPSEQARPRGIRLTTFRPHPVQETHFEPDSADYFDEIIEEDARRRRRRHWTWGFWIVLLIAAIVAAFALGYQWTQTRYYVGESNGRVAIFQGIQQDLGPISLHELHTETDLDVAELRTYDQQRVGQTISAGSFSEASRIVQRLEDSVE